The Betta splendens chromosome 4, fBetSpl5.4, whole genome shotgun sequence genome contains a region encoding:
- the ushbp1 gene encoding colorectal mutant cancer protein isoform X2 has product MEDSSRVRCDSLDARSECDKVVIDHATFDLEGSDPSASLEPSPAELAQCEAEVGTLLSIIAELNKKMGSLKAPSECDNVRSPGPARPLFPDLLSHRLVKKSPERHISTAAKPPLGGSGVWSKLQRVLSSVEDSISCRRTWASPIRATDQDKHKEHLRAAQESWVKATQILEEMETEFGISCPPSLPKDQRLEEMLNADKQDSALRSNEQSRQEEMEKATSTITQKEEEQNKLVGVQRSWRSSSRSPSYRSTARSLSPDWSSPSYPGSPLLHRRRARTVTPLCAGDGSALGSGHLGSPCPSPSSISLESESERLNRYVERLKARNERLTAALERRKLESEQISITLTRLETDCSALQLALSYCEECEEAYGELLSLYEAKRKQGIPPQIDSAEAVGDREPPDGLSSQLRKMGTEELSTSFSTAGVTEETEIQSHTGQRTPELNDRETVLRQRIEHLKRDRAAICLPKPRPGVKGETSLDAGHPVGSRAGHGTKDVTKPPEARKEKASVFYELISVREEMSDLRALIRLKEKELRCLEWSLMAQRAQEAAGIFVPESVAEDLDHRAEQQRLCETTAKLCSDADTADPRTRPILKELHAILQREQALKKRLALVHDSLNSALSDGAAHRRDGGEHIARLTQAHSKALASYRQIRRKYREQVWRLEQKVAAMMGSHRRPSEAATAAGEDAEWRREETVL; this is encoded by the exons ATGGAG GATTCCAGCCGGGTCAGATGTGACAGCCTGGATGCTAGGTCAGAGTGTGACAAGGTGGTAATTGACCatgcgacctttgacctcgagGGCTCTGACCCTTCAGCGAGCCTGGAGCCTTCACCAGCAGAACTGGCACAGTGTGAAGCTGAAGTGGGGACGCTGCTTAGCATCATTGCTGAACTGAACAAGAAGATGGGGTCACTAAAGGCACCAAG TGAATGTGATAATGTGAGATCGCCGGGACCAGCCAGGCCTCTGTTTCCTGACCTGCTGTCCCATAGACTGGTCAAAAAAAGCCCAGAGAGACACATTTCTACTGCTGCTAAACCTCCACTAG GGGGCAGTGGAGTCTGGAGTAAACTGCAGAGGGTCTTATCATCAGTGGAGGACTCCATCAGCTGTAGAAGGACCTGGGCTTCCCCCATAAGAGCCACTGACCAAGACAAGCACAAAGAGCATCTGAGAGCAGCTCAGGAGAGCTGGGTCAAAGCCACCCAG ATtttggaggagatggagacagagtTTGGGATTTCATGCCCACCGAGCCTCCCCAAGGATCAGCGCCTGGAGGAGATGCTCAATGCGGACAAACAGGACTCTGCTCTCAGAAGCAACGAGCAGAGTCGTcaagaggagatggagaaagcaACAAGCACCATCACTCAGAAAGAAGAGGAGCAAAACAAG CTGGTGGGTGTCCAGCGGTCCTGGAGGTCAAGCAGCCGTTCTCCATCCTACCGCTCCACCGCTCGGAGCCTCAGTCCAGACTGGTCCTCTCCTTCGTACCCCGGCTCCCCTTTACTACACAGGAGACGAGCCCGGACCGTGACACCCCTGTGTGCTGGAGACGGCTCTGCACTGGGCTCTGGACACCTGGGCAGCCCGTGTCCCAGCCCCAGCTCCATCAGCCTGGAGTCTGAATCAGAACGACTGAATAG ATACGTCGAGAGGCTGAAGGCCAGAAACGAACGTCTCACTGCGGCGCTGGAGCGAAGGAAGTTGGAGTCGGAGCAGATCAGTATCACTCTGACCAGACTGGAGACCGACTGCTCTGCCCTGCAGTTGGCCCTCAGCTACTG TGAGGAGTGTGAGGAGGCCTACGGTGAGCTACTGTCGCTCTATGAGGCCAAGAGGAAGCAAGGCATTCCTCCACAGATCGACTCAGCAG AGGCAGTTGGTGACAGGGAGCCGCCCGACGGCCTGTCATCTCAGCTCAGGAAGATGGGGACCGAAGAGCTGTCCACCTCCTTCTCAACAGCAGGGGTCACAGAGGAGACCGAAATCCAGAGCCACACAGGCCAGAG AACACCTGAGCTGAACGATCGAGAGACTGTTCTCCGGCAGCGAATTGAGCACCTAAAGAGGGACCGTGCTGCCATTTGTCTGCCCAAGCCGAGGCCGGGGGTGAAGGGTGAAACGAGCCTCGACGCAGGTCACCCGGTTGGATCAAGAGCGGGACATGGGACTAAAGATGTCACCAAACCCCCGGAGGCCAGGAAGGAGAAGGCCTCCGTCTTCTATGAGCTCATCTCCGTCAGG GAGGAGATGTCAGATCTTCGCGCTTTAATCCGCCTCAAGGAGAAAGAGCTGAGGTGTCTGGAGTGGAGCTTGATGGCGCAGAGGGCCCAAGAAGCCGCCGGAATTTTCGTCCCGGAAAGCGTTGCCGAGGACCTGGATCACAGAGCCGAGCAACAG AGGCTCTGTGAGACCACAGCTAAACTGTGCAGCGACGCGGACACGGCTGATCCTCGAACAAGGCCCATCCTGAAAGAGCTGCACGCCATCCTGCAGAG AGAACAAGCCCTGAAAAAGAGACTGGCGTTGGTGCACGACTCGCTGAACTCCGCTCTCTCGGACGGCGCCGCCCACAGGAGGGACGGCGGCGAGCACATCGCGAGGCTCACGCAGGCGCACAG CAAAGCGCTGGCGTCGTACCGGCAGATCCGCCGGAAGTACCGGGAGCAGGTGTGGAGGCTGGAGCAGAAGGTGGCGGCCATGATGGGGAGTCACCGCAGGCCGAGCGAGGCGGCGACGGCTGCGGGCGAAGACGCGGAGTGGAGGCGCGAAGAGACGGTTCTGTGA
- the si:ch73-61d6.3 gene encoding occludin isoform X2, whose protein sequence is MSFVGCSGPLVLPRRRCSCGGAFKAAALLLEKQRGRDCLSALRPGTDGTAPTRFNPCVRAVAPSAMFDRQHYESPPVYSPPSNNGFGPASAGSYHGPQSDYNAYPPPPGSYYMEERPQHFYKLLSPPGIVKVMMGAVAVLCVAIFACVASTLMWDMQYGMGMGYGGYGGAYGGGYGGGGYGGAYGSGYGSGYGSGYGGYGSYYGSYVSPYSAKTAMIAMAAINFIGALGFFIASFAKSNTFRSRKFFLALLVTSLIMAVLQGIINIVYIVGVNPMAQGTSAMMYNPMLMMCQNLYQTSYSQMGGVGGFPMYNQYLYHYCFVDPQEAIAMVCGFVIVIALGVAAFFAQRTRGKIWRYGKPNIYWEEPLVGGKASEGRDVEDWVNNVEESRSVQDAPTLLVSEKGGGLLNASANSVMACPPPKDGSSYNGDHYDNKEYSERTTSRPSEAFSHAGGNSSSPSEETGGGRKPSANRGKRRRRNPELDESQYETEYTTGGETGNELDAHEWESYPPITSDAQRHDYKREFDADLREYKRLCAEMDDINDQLNKLSRQLDTLDDTSAKYQTVAEEYNQLKDLKQTTEYRSKKRECRRLRHKLFHIKRMVKDYDKNHS, encoded by the exons ATGTCCTTTGTCGGGTGCTCCGGCCCGTTGGTTCTGCCCCGCAGACGTTGTAGCTGTGGGGGAGCGTTCAAGGCCGCAGCCCTTCTGCTCGAGAAGCAGAGAGGCAGGGATTGTTTGTCTGCCCTCCGTCCTGGCACCGACGGCACGGCGCCGACCCGCTTCAACCCCTGCGTCCGAGCCGTAG CTCCTTCCGCCATGTTCGACCGGCAGCACTACGAGAGCCCGCCCGTCTACAGCCCGCCGTCCAACAACGGCTTCGGCCCGGCGTCGGCCGGCAGCTACCACGGGCCCCAGAGCGACTACAACGCCtacccgccgccgccgggctCCTACTACATGGAGGAGCGGCCGCAGCACTTCTACAAGCTGCTGTCGCCCCCCGGCATCGTCAAGGTCATGATGGGCGCCGTGGCCGTGCTGTGCGTGGCCATCTTCGCCTGCGTGGCCTCCACGCTCATGTGGGACATGCAGTACGGCATGGGGATGGGCTACGGCGGCTACGGCGGCGCCTACGGCGGCGGctacggcggcggcggctacgGCGGCGCCTACGGCTCAGGCTACGGCTCAGGCTACGGCTCAGGCTACGGGGGCTACGGCAGCTACTACGGCTCCTACGTCTCGCCGTACTCGGCCAAGACCGCCATGATCGCCATGGCGGCCATCAACTTCATCGGAGCGCTGGGCTTCTTCATCGCCAGCTTCGCGAAATCCAACACGTTCCGCAGCAGGAAGTTCTTCCTGGCGCTGCTGGTGACCAGCCTCATCATGGCCGTCCTGCAG GGCATCATAAACATCGTCTACATTGTCGGCGTGAACCCCATGGCTCAAGGGACCTCCGCTATGATGTACAACCCCATGCTCATGATGTGCCAGAACCTTTACCAGACCAGCTACTCACAGATGGGAGGAGTGGGAGGCTTCCCCATGTACAACCAGTATCTGTACCACTACTGCTTCGTGGACCCACAGGAG GCGATCGCCATGGTGTGCGGGTTCGTGATCGTCATCGCCTTGGGCGTCGCCGCCTTCTTCGCGCAGAGAACCAGAGGGAAGATCTGGCGCTACGGGAAGCCCAACATCTACTGGGAGGAGCCTCTGGTCGGAGGGAAGGCGTCCGAGGGCAGGGACGTGGAGGACTGG GTGAACAATGTGGAGGAAAGCCGCAGCGTGCAGGACGCGCCGACGCTGCTGGTGTCCGAGAAGGGGGGCGGGCTGCTCAACGCCTCGGCCAACAGCGTCATGGCCTGCCCCCCCCCAAAGGACGGCAGCTCCTACAACGGGGACCACTACGACAACAAAGA GTACTCGGAGAGGACCACCAGCCGCCCATCGGAGGCCTTCTCCCACGCTGGGGGGAACAGCTCTAGCCCCTCGGAGGAGACGGGCGGCGGCCGCAAACCCTCCGCCAACCGGGGCAAGCGACGAAGGCGGAACCCGGAGCTGGACGAGTCCCAGTACGAGACGGAGTACACCACCGGGGGGGAGACGGGCAACGAGCTGGACGCCCACGAGTGGGAGAG CTATCCGCCGATAACAAGCGATGCTCAGCGCCACGATTACAAGAGGGAGTTCGATGCCGACCTCAGGGAGTACAAGCGGCTGTGCGCCGAAATGGACGACATCAACGACCAGCTCAACAAGCTGAGCCGACAGCTGGACACGCTGGACGACACCTCAGCCAAGTACCAG ACTGTAGCAGAGGAATACAATCAACTAAAGGACCTAAAGCAG ACGACAGAGTACCGGTCCAAGAAGAGAGAGTGTCGCCGGCTGAGGCACAAACTGTTCCACATCAAGCGCATGGTGAAGGACTACGACAAGAACCACTCGTGA
- the ushbp1 gene encoding colorectal mutant cancer protein isoform X1, giving the protein MEDSSRVRCDSLDARSECDKVVIDHATFDLEGSDPSASLEPSPAELAQCEAEVGTLLSIIAELNKKMGSLKAPSECDNVRSPGPARPLFPDLLSHRLVKKSPERHISTAAKPPLGDHGGSGVWSKLQRVLSSVEDSISCRRTWASPIRATDQDKHKEHLRAAQESWVKATQILEEMETEFGISCPPSLPKDQRLEEMLNADKQDSALRSNEQSRQEEMEKATSTITQKEEEQNKLVGVQRSWRSSSRSPSYRSTARSLSPDWSSPSYPGSPLLHRRRARTVTPLCAGDGSALGSGHLGSPCPSPSSISLESESERLNRYVERLKARNERLTAALERRKLESEQISITLTRLETDCSALQLALSYCEECEEAYGELLSLYEAKRKQGIPPQIDSAEAVGDREPPDGLSSQLRKMGTEELSTSFSTAGVTEETEIQSHTGQRTPELNDRETVLRQRIEHLKRDRAAICLPKPRPGVKGETSLDAGHPVGSRAGHGTKDVTKPPEARKEKASVFYELISVREEMSDLRALIRLKEKELRCLEWSLMAQRAQEAAGIFVPESVAEDLDHRAEQQRLCETTAKLCSDADTADPRTRPILKELHAILQREQALKKRLALVHDSLNSALSDGAAHRRDGGEHIARLTQAHSKALASYRQIRRKYREQVWRLEQKVAAMMGSHRRPSEAATAAGEDAEWRREETVL; this is encoded by the exons ATGGAG GATTCCAGCCGGGTCAGATGTGACAGCCTGGATGCTAGGTCAGAGTGTGACAAGGTGGTAATTGACCatgcgacctttgacctcgagGGCTCTGACCCTTCAGCGAGCCTGGAGCCTTCACCAGCAGAACTGGCACAGTGTGAAGCTGAAGTGGGGACGCTGCTTAGCATCATTGCTGAACTGAACAAGAAGATGGGGTCACTAAAGGCACCAAG TGAATGTGATAATGTGAGATCGCCGGGACCAGCCAGGCCTCTGTTTCCTGACCTGCTGTCCCATAGACTGGTCAAAAAAAGCCCAGAGAGACACATTTCTACTGCTGCTAAACCTCCACTAGGTGACCATG GGGGCAGTGGAGTCTGGAGTAAACTGCAGAGGGTCTTATCATCAGTGGAGGACTCCATCAGCTGTAGAAGGACCTGGGCTTCCCCCATAAGAGCCACTGACCAAGACAAGCACAAAGAGCATCTGAGAGCAGCTCAGGAGAGCTGGGTCAAAGCCACCCAG ATtttggaggagatggagacagagtTTGGGATTTCATGCCCACCGAGCCTCCCCAAGGATCAGCGCCTGGAGGAGATGCTCAATGCGGACAAACAGGACTCTGCTCTCAGAAGCAACGAGCAGAGTCGTcaagaggagatggagaaagcaACAAGCACCATCACTCAGAAAGAAGAGGAGCAAAACAAG CTGGTGGGTGTCCAGCGGTCCTGGAGGTCAAGCAGCCGTTCTCCATCCTACCGCTCCACCGCTCGGAGCCTCAGTCCAGACTGGTCCTCTCCTTCGTACCCCGGCTCCCCTTTACTACACAGGAGACGAGCCCGGACCGTGACACCCCTGTGTGCTGGAGACGGCTCTGCACTGGGCTCTGGACACCTGGGCAGCCCGTGTCCCAGCCCCAGCTCCATCAGCCTGGAGTCTGAATCAGAACGACTGAATAG ATACGTCGAGAGGCTGAAGGCCAGAAACGAACGTCTCACTGCGGCGCTGGAGCGAAGGAAGTTGGAGTCGGAGCAGATCAGTATCACTCTGACCAGACTGGAGACCGACTGCTCTGCCCTGCAGTTGGCCCTCAGCTACTG TGAGGAGTGTGAGGAGGCCTACGGTGAGCTACTGTCGCTCTATGAGGCCAAGAGGAAGCAAGGCATTCCTCCACAGATCGACTCAGCAG AGGCAGTTGGTGACAGGGAGCCGCCCGACGGCCTGTCATCTCAGCTCAGGAAGATGGGGACCGAAGAGCTGTCCACCTCCTTCTCAACAGCAGGGGTCACAGAGGAGACCGAAATCCAGAGCCACACAGGCCAGAG AACACCTGAGCTGAACGATCGAGAGACTGTTCTCCGGCAGCGAATTGAGCACCTAAAGAGGGACCGTGCTGCCATTTGTCTGCCCAAGCCGAGGCCGGGGGTGAAGGGTGAAACGAGCCTCGACGCAGGTCACCCGGTTGGATCAAGAGCGGGACATGGGACTAAAGATGTCACCAAACCCCCGGAGGCCAGGAAGGAGAAGGCCTCCGTCTTCTATGAGCTCATCTCCGTCAGG GAGGAGATGTCAGATCTTCGCGCTTTAATCCGCCTCAAGGAGAAAGAGCTGAGGTGTCTGGAGTGGAGCTTGATGGCGCAGAGGGCCCAAGAAGCCGCCGGAATTTTCGTCCCGGAAAGCGTTGCCGAGGACCTGGATCACAGAGCCGAGCAACAG AGGCTCTGTGAGACCACAGCTAAACTGTGCAGCGACGCGGACACGGCTGATCCTCGAACAAGGCCCATCCTGAAAGAGCTGCACGCCATCCTGCAGAG AGAACAAGCCCTGAAAAAGAGACTGGCGTTGGTGCACGACTCGCTGAACTCCGCTCTCTCGGACGGCGCCGCCCACAGGAGGGACGGCGGCGAGCACATCGCGAGGCTCACGCAGGCGCACAG CAAAGCGCTGGCGTCGTACCGGCAGATCCGCCGGAAGTACCGGGAGCAGGTGTGGAGGCTGGAGCAGAAGGTGGCGGCCATGATGGGGAGTCACCGCAGGCCGAGCGAGGCGGCGACGGCTGCGGGCGAAGACGCGGAGTGGAGGCGCGAAGAGACGGTTCTGTGA
- the LOC114854245 gene encoding nuclear receptor subfamily 2 group F member 6-like — protein MAMVSGGWGHPSRDTNGLGEKAYLRREEEDGSPQAGSSDVDVGDDDKACVVDCVVCGDKSSGKHYGVFTCEGCKSFFKRSIRRNLNYSCRSNRECQIDQHHRNQCQYCRLKKCFRVGMRKEAVQRGRIPPSHAGISPNSLAGGGVGGAGPGHAGTDYFNGQPVSELISQLLRAEPYPSGRYAGPYGQTQMQTSSGGASVMGIDSICELAARLLFSTIEWARNIPYFPELPVSEQVALLRLSWSELFILNAAQSALPLHMAPLLAAAGFHSSPMSAERVVSFMDQVRVFQDQVDKLNRLQVDSAEYSCLKAIALFSPDACGLTDPAHVESLQEKAQVALTEYERLQYPNQPQRFGRLLLRLPALRAVPASLISQLFFMRLVGKTPIETLIRDMQLSGSSISWPYAPGQ, from the exons ATGGCCATGGTGAGCGGGGGATGGGGCCACCCCAGCAGGGACACGAACGGGCTGGGGGAGAAGGCGTACctgcggagggaggaggaggacgggtcGCCGCAGGCCGGGAGCAGCGACGTGGACGTGGGCGACGACGACAAGGCCTGCGTGGTGGACTGCGTGGTGTGCGGCGACAAGTCCAGCGGCAAGCACTACGGCGTGTTCACCTGCGAGGGCTGCAAGAGCTTCTTCAAGAGGAGCATCCGCAGGAACCTCAACTACTCGTGCAG GTCAAATCGAGAATGCCAAATCGACCAGCATCACCGCAACCAGTGCCAATACTGTCGCCTGAAGAAATGTTTCCGCGTTGGGATGCGCAAAGAAG CGGTCCAGCGAGGGCGCATCCCGCCGTCCCACGCAGGCATCAGTCCCAACTCCCTGGCGGGCGGCGGCGTGGGGGGGGCGGGGCCCGGTCACGCCGGCACCGACTACTTCAACGGGCAGCCGGTGTCGGAGCTGATCTCCCAGCTCCTCCGGGCCGAGCCGTACCCCAGCGGCCGCTACGCGGGCCCGTACGGCcagacgcagatgcagacgTCCTCGGGCGGCGCCAGCGTCATGGGCATCGACAGCATCTGCGAGCTGGCCGCCCGGCTGCTCTTCAGCACCATCGAGTGGGCCCGGAACATCCCATACTTCCCAGAACTGCCCGTCTCAGAGCAG GTGGCGCTGCTGAGGCTCAGCTGGAGCGAGCTGTTCATCCTGAACGCGGCCCAGTCGGCGCTGCCTCTGCACATGGCTCCGCTGCTGGCGGCCGCCGGCTTCCACTCGTCTCCGATGTCGGCCGAGCGAGTGGTGTCCTTCATGGACCAGGTCAGGGTCTTCCAGGACCAGGTGGACAAGCTGAACCGGCTGCAGGTGGACTCGGCCGAATACAGCTGCCTCAAAGCCATCGCGCTCTTTTCGCCTG ACGCGTGCGGGTTGACCGACCCGGCTCACGTGGAGTCCCTGCAGGAGAAGGCCCAGGTGGCCCTGACGGAGTACGAGAGGCTGCAGTACCCCAACCAGCCCCAGCGCTtcggccgcctgctgctgcgcctgcccGCGCTGCGCGCCGTGCCGGCCAGCCTCATCTCCCAGCTCTTCTTCATGCGGCTGGTGGGCAAGACGCCCATCGAGACGCTGATCCGGGACATGCAGCTGTCGGGGAGCTCCATCAGCTGGCCCTACGCGCCGGGGCAGTGA
- the si:ch73-61d6.3 gene encoding occludin isoform X1: MSFVGCSGPLVLPRRRCSCGGAFKAAALLLEKQRGRDCLSALRPGTDGTAPTRFNPCVRAVAPSAMFDRQHYESPPVYSPPSNNGFGPASAGSYHGPQSDYNAYPPPPGSYYMEERPQHFYKLLSPPGIVKVMMGAVAVLCVAIFACVASTLMWDMQYGMGMGYGGYGGAYGGGYGGGGYGGAYGSGYGSGYGSGYGGYGSYYGSYVSPYSAKTAMIAMAAINFIGALGFFIASFAKSNTFRSRKFFLALLVTSLIMAVLQGIINIVYIVGVNPMAQGTSAMMYNPMLMMCQNLYQTSYSQMGGVGGFPMYNQYLYHYCFVDPQEAIAMVCGFVIVIALGVAAFFAQRTRGKIWRYGKPNIYWEEPLVGGKASEGRDVEDWVNNVEESRSVQDAPTLLVSEKGGGLLNASANSVMACPPPKDGSSYNGDHYDNKEYSERTTSRPSEAFSHAGGNSSSPSEETGGGRKPSANRGKRRRRNPELDESQYETEYTTGGETGNELDAHEWESSYPPITSDAQRHDYKREFDADLREYKRLCAEMDDINDQLNKLSRQLDTLDDTSAKYQTVAEEYNQLKDLKQTTEYRSKKRECRRLRHKLFHIKRMVKDYDKNHS, translated from the exons ATGTCCTTTGTCGGGTGCTCCGGCCCGTTGGTTCTGCCCCGCAGACGTTGTAGCTGTGGGGGAGCGTTCAAGGCCGCAGCCCTTCTGCTCGAGAAGCAGAGAGGCAGGGATTGTTTGTCTGCCCTCCGTCCTGGCACCGACGGCACGGCGCCGACCCGCTTCAACCCCTGCGTCCGAGCCGTAG CTCCTTCCGCCATGTTCGACCGGCAGCACTACGAGAGCCCGCCCGTCTACAGCCCGCCGTCCAACAACGGCTTCGGCCCGGCGTCGGCCGGCAGCTACCACGGGCCCCAGAGCGACTACAACGCCtacccgccgccgccgggctCCTACTACATGGAGGAGCGGCCGCAGCACTTCTACAAGCTGCTGTCGCCCCCCGGCATCGTCAAGGTCATGATGGGCGCCGTGGCCGTGCTGTGCGTGGCCATCTTCGCCTGCGTGGCCTCCACGCTCATGTGGGACATGCAGTACGGCATGGGGATGGGCTACGGCGGCTACGGCGGCGCCTACGGCGGCGGctacggcggcggcggctacgGCGGCGCCTACGGCTCAGGCTACGGCTCAGGCTACGGCTCAGGCTACGGGGGCTACGGCAGCTACTACGGCTCCTACGTCTCGCCGTACTCGGCCAAGACCGCCATGATCGCCATGGCGGCCATCAACTTCATCGGAGCGCTGGGCTTCTTCATCGCCAGCTTCGCGAAATCCAACACGTTCCGCAGCAGGAAGTTCTTCCTGGCGCTGCTGGTGACCAGCCTCATCATGGCCGTCCTGCAG GGCATCATAAACATCGTCTACATTGTCGGCGTGAACCCCATGGCTCAAGGGACCTCCGCTATGATGTACAACCCCATGCTCATGATGTGCCAGAACCTTTACCAGACCAGCTACTCACAGATGGGAGGAGTGGGAGGCTTCCCCATGTACAACCAGTATCTGTACCACTACTGCTTCGTGGACCCACAGGAG GCGATCGCCATGGTGTGCGGGTTCGTGATCGTCATCGCCTTGGGCGTCGCCGCCTTCTTCGCGCAGAGAACCAGAGGGAAGATCTGGCGCTACGGGAAGCCCAACATCTACTGGGAGGAGCCTCTGGTCGGAGGGAAGGCGTCCGAGGGCAGGGACGTGGAGGACTGG GTGAACAATGTGGAGGAAAGCCGCAGCGTGCAGGACGCGCCGACGCTGCTGGTGTCCGAGAAGGGGGGCGGGCTGCTCAACGCCTCGGCCAACAGCGTCATGGCCTGCCCCCCCCCAAAGGACGGCAGCTCCTACAACGGGGACCACTACGACAACAAAGA GTACTCGGAGAGGACCACCAGCCGCCCATCGGAGGCCTTCTCCCACGCTGGGGGGAACAGCTCTAGCCCCTCGGAGGAGACGGGCGGCGGCCGCAAACCCTCCGCCAACCGGGGCAAGCGACGAAGGCGGAACCCGGAGCTGGACGAGTCCCAGTACGAGACGGAGTACACCACCGGGGGGGAGACGGGCAACGAGCTGGACGCCCACGAGTGGGAGAG CAGCTATCCGCCGATAACAAGCGATGCTCAGCGCCACGATTACAAGAGGGAGTTCGATGCCGACCTCAGGGAGTACAAGCGGCTGTGCGCCGAAATGGACGACATCAACGACCAGCTCAACAAGCTGAGCCGACAGCTGGACACGCTGGACGACACCTCAGCCAAGTACCAG ACTGTAGCAGAGGAATACAATCAACTAAAGGACCTAAAGCAG ACGACAGAGTACCGGTCCAAGAAGAGAGAGTGTCGCCGGCTGAGGCACAAACTGTTCCACATCAAGCGCATGGTGAAGGACTACGACAAGAACCACTCGTGA
- the si:ch73-61d6.3 gene encoding occludin isoform X3, with the protein MFDRQHYESPPVYSPPSNNGFGPASAGSYHGPQSDYNAYPPPPGSYYMEERPQHFYKLLSPPGIVKVMMGAVAVLCVAIFACVASTLMWDMQYGMGMGYGGYGGAYGGGYGGGGYGGAYGSGYGSGYGSGYGGYGSYYGSYVSPYSAKTAMIAMAAINFIGALGFFIASFAKSNTFRSRKFFLALLVTSLIMAVLQGIINIVYIVGVNPMAQGTSAMMYNPMLMMCQNLYQTSYSQMGGVGGFPMYNQYLYHYCFVDPQEAIAMVCGFVIVIALGVAAFFAQRTRGKIWRYGKPNIYWEEPLVGGKASEGRDVEDWVNNVEESRSVQDAPTLLVSEKGGGLLNASANSVMACPPPKDGSSYNGDHYDNKEYSERTTSRPSEAFSHAGGNSSSPSEETGGGRKPSANRGKRRRRNPELDESQYETEYTTGGETGNELDAHEWESSYPPITSDAQRHDYKREFDADLREYKRLCAEMDDINDQLNKLSRQLDTLDDTSAKYQTVAEEYNQLKDLKQTTEYRSKKRECRRLRHKLFHIKRMVKDYDKNHS; encoded by the exons ATGTTCGACCGGCAGCACTACGAGAGCCCGCCCGTCTACAGCCCGCCGTCCAACAACGGCTTCGGCCCGGCGTCGGCCGGCAGCTACCACGGGCCCCAGAGCGACTACAACGCCtacccgccgccgccgggctCCTACTACATGGAGGAGCGGCCGCAGCACTTCTACAAGCTGCTGTCGCCCCCCGGCATCGTCAAGGTCATGATGGGCGCCGTGGCCGTGCTGTGCGTGGCCATCTTCGCCTGCGTGGCCTCCACGCTCATGTGGGACATGCAGTACGGCATGGGGATGGGCTACGGCGGCTACGGCGGCGCCTACGGCGGCGGctacggcggcggcggctacgGCGGCGCCTACGGCTCAGGCTACGGCTCAGGCTACGGCTCAGGCTACGGGGGCTACGGCAGCTACTACGGCTCCTACGTCTCGCCGTACTCGGCCAAGACCGCCATGATCGCCATGGCGGCCATCAACTTCATCGGAGCGCTGGGCTTCTTCATCGCCAGCTTCGCGAAATCCAACACGTTCCGCAGCAGGAAGTTCTTCCTGGCGCTGCTGGTGACCAGCCTCATCATGGCCGTCCTGCAG GGCATCATAAACATCGTCTACATTGTCGGCGTGAACCCCATGGCTCAAGGGACCTCCGCTATGATGTACAACCCCATGCTCATGATGTGCCAGAACCTTTACCAGACCAGCTACTCACAGATGGGAGGAGTGGGAGGCTTCCCCATGTACAACCAGTATCTGTACCACTACTGCTTCGTGGACCCACAGGAG GCGATCGCCATGGTGTGCGGGTTCGTGATCGTCATCGCCTTGGGCGTCGCCGCCTTCTTCGCGCAGAGAACCAGAGGGAAGATCTGGCGCTACGGGAAGCCCAACATCTACTGGGAGGAGCCTCTGGTCGGAGGGAAGGCGTCCGAGGGCAGGGACGTGGAGGACTGG GTGAACAATGTGGAGGAAAGCCGCAGCGTGCAGGACGCGCCGACGCTGCTGGTGTCCGAGAAGGGGGGCGGGCTGCTCAACGCCTCGGCCAACAGCGTCATGGCCTGCCCCCCCCCAAAGGACGGCAGCTCCTACAACGGGGACCACTACGACAACAAAGA GTACTCGGAGAGGACCACCAGCCGCCCATCGGAGGCCTTCTCCCACGCTGGGGGGAACAGCTCTAGCCCCTCGGAGGAGACGGGCGGCGGCCGCAAACCCTCCGCCAACCGGGGCAAGCGACGAAGGCGGAACCCGGAGCTGGACGAGTCCCAGTACGAGACGGAGTACACCACCGGGGGGGAGACGGGCAACGAGCTGGACGCCCACGAGTGGGAGAG CAGCTATCCGCCGATAACAAGCGATGCTCAGCGCCACGATTACAAGAGGGAGTTCGATGCCGACCTCAGGGAGTACAAGCGGCTGTGCGCCGAAATGGACGACATCAACGACCAGCTCAACAAGCTGAGCCGACAGCTGGACACGCTGGACGACACCTCAGCCAAGTACCAG ACTGTAGCAGAGGAATACAATCAACTAAAGGACCTAAAGCAG ACGACAGAGTACCGGTCCAAGAAGAGAGAGTGTCGCCGGCTGAGGCACAAACTGTTCCACATCAAGCGCATGGTGAAGGACTACGACAAGAACCACTCGTGA